Proteins co-encoded in one Papaver somniferum cultivar HN1 chromosome 5, ASM357369v1, whole genome shotgun sequence genomic window:
- the LOC113280497 gene encoding uncharacterized protein LOC113280497, whose protein sequence is MVEETSKDGEKGKQPEHDLPKKNPVYHLGSSDGHGILITLISLKGTNYDEWARAIRRSLIAKRKFGFVDGTIKEPTNPEQLEEWIAVQSMVVSWINNTMDSSIRSMLGDYDDASVLWTHLMKRFCVVSGTRICQLKSALSNYPARRRLSPLLIGLDGMYSSLREQLLARDPLPTIDAAYQAVVNSERLRMGDVLLSKEAQENVMTFKVQQDQTTTTSTYDATKFCKHCNRVGHSEDGCFQIIGYPEWWGERSRGGSGVSSGSRGVGRGGKTGGRGHAAHPYNGTTSADGAGLVGVTATQLQQVLDYLSSNKSKFHLQGLPDGKFANSEKIGTVILPGGLKLHNVLYVPQITFKVLAVRGDSYELWHQRMGHPAEKVLQKIPTVSRLVRKNNDACDIFPRAKHRRSSFPNSKSKAICIFELVHLDLWGPYKTPSSCGAHYFLTIVDDFSRGVWIYLIKNKTEVELVFLNFIALIKRQFNKEIKNVRSDNGTEFNTLLGYFQTNEIIFETSCVGTPQQNGRVERKHQHIMNVARALRFQANFPIQFWGECALTAAYLINRTPTPILNNKTPYEIMFGKVPPYDQLKVFGCLCYVHNQNSKGDKFASRGRRCVFLGYPFGKKAWQVYDLDTKQFLVSIDVDFYEHQFPYIKKNVEDSNNIAPSSMETCWSDDEDGEEVRLSREVIETQQPEMQQQQRSDETKLGIEGATEELRTSTQEHSEQTEQDDTSNETSGKVMIDNNISEMGKGKRQKIPSSILKGFVTHTVCENSPPSTQPTQSSSSGTPYPLTYYVSCDRFSAVHRKYLAAINAEMNPRASKKI, encoded by the exons ATGGTAGAAGAAACatcaaaagatggagaaaagggaAAACAACCGGAGCATGATTTGCCGAAGAAAAATCCGGTATACCATCTTGGATCCAGTGATGGTCATGGTATTTTAATCACTCTGATTTCTTTAAAAGGAacaaactatgatgaatgggcaaGAGCTATTAGAAGGTCGCTGATAGCTAAACGGAAATTTGGGTTTGTTGATGGCACCATTAAAGAACCAACAAATCCTGAACAATTGGAAGAATGGATCGCAGTGCAATCAATGGTGGTTTCATGGATTAATAACACGATGGATTCTTCAATAAGATCAATGTtaggagattatgatgatgcgaGTGTGCTGTGGACACACTTAATGAAGCGATTTTGTGTTGTTAGTGGCACAAGAATCTGTCAACTCAAATCTGCTTTAA GTAACTATCCTGCGAGAAGAAGATTATCTCCACTTTTGATCGGCCTGGATGGTATGTACAGCTCACTGCGTGAACAATTGTTAGCACGAGACCCTTTACCAACTATTGACGCTGCGTATCAAGCTGTGGTGAACTCTGAAAGATTGAGAATGGGAGATGTTCTTCTGTCTAAAGAGGCACAGGAGAATGTGATGACGTTTAAAGTGCAGCAGGATCAGACAACAACTACAAGCACTTATGATGCTACAAAGTTTTGTAAGCACTGTAATAGAGTTGGACATTCTGAAGATGGGTGTTTCCAGATCATAGGTTACCCTGAATGGTGGGGTGAACGATCCCGTGGTGGCAGTGGTGTTAGCAGTGGTAGTAGAGGAGTTGGCAGAGGTGGAAAAACTGGTGGTAGAGGCCACG CAGCACATCCATACAATGGTACTACTTCTGCAGATGGAGCTGGTTTGGTTGGCGTAACTGCGACACAACTTCAACAAGTGCTAGACTATTTGAGTTCAAACAAATCTAAATTTCATTTGCAAG GCTTGCCAGATGGGAAGTTTGCAAATTCTGAAAAGATAGGAACTGTGattcttcctggtggtttgaAGCTTCAcaatgttctttatgttcctcaAATAACAT TTAAAGTACTTGCTGTTCGGGGAGATTCGTACGAGTTATGGCATCAAAGAATGGGACATCCGGCAGAGAAAGTATTACAAAAGATACCAACTGTGAGTAGGTTAGTTAggaagaataatgatgcttgtgatattttTCCACGAGCAAAACATCGTCGAAGTAGTTTTCCTAATAGTAAGAGTAAAGCTATCTGCATATTTGAGTTGGTTCACTTGGATTTATGGGGGCCTTACAAGACACCCTCATCTTGTGGAGCTCATTATTTTTTAACAATagttgatgatttttcaagaggtgtgtggatttatttgatcaagaataAAACTGAAGTTGAATTGGTTTTCCTTAACTTTATTGCTCTTATTAAACGTCAATTTAACAAGGAAATCAAGAATGTTAGAAGTGACAATGGAACGGAATTTAATACTTTGCTTGGCTATTTTCagactaatgaaattatttttgaaacgTCTTGTGTTGGCACACCCCAACAAAATgggagagttgagagaaaacatcagcaTATAATGAATGTTGCGagagctttgagatttcaagctaaTTTTCCAATACAATTCTGGGGGGAGTGTGCATTAACTGCAGCATACTTGATTAATCGAACACCAACACCTATACTCAATAACAAGACTCCATATGAAATCATGTTTGGCAAGGTACCTCCATATGatcagttgaaagtgtttggatgcTTGTGTTATGTGCATAATCAAAATAGTAAAGGAGACAAGTTTGCAAGCCGAGGACGAAGGTGTGTATTTCTTGGCTATCCATTTGGTAAAAAGGCGTGGCAAGTGTATGACTTAGACACAAAACAATTTTTAGTGTCAATAGATGTGGACTTTTATGAGCACCAGTttccatatataaaaaaaaatgttgaggATTCAAATAATATTGCTCCATCAAGTATGGAGACGTGTTGGAGTGATGATGAGGATGGTGAAGAAGTACGGTTGTCTAGAGAAGTTATTGAAACTCAGCAGCCTGAGATGCAGCAGCAACAAAGAAGTGATGAAACAAAACTTGGTATTGAAGGTGCAACAGAGGAGTTGCGAACAAGTACTCAAGAACATTCTGAGCAGACTGAACAGGATGATACATCCAATGAAACGTCGGGCAAAGTTATGATAGATAATAACATCAGTGAAATGGGTAAAGGGAAACGTCAGAAAATTCCTTCTAGCATACTGAAAGGTTTTGTGACACATACAGTATGTGAGAATAGTCCACCTTCCACTCAACCTACACAATCATCGtcctcaggtacgccttatcctttgacatattatgttagttgtgatcgtTTTTCCGCTGTGCATAGAAAATATCT